The proteins below are encoded in one region of Vespa velutina chromosome 11, iVesVel2.1, whole genome shotgun sequence:
- the LOC124953171 gene encoding uncharacterized protein LOC124953171 isoform X1, protein MNGFICICVHMYILNSWIYYFSLIMSLFKSLIFVKENGDFKLVEMMIVFVFDTSRCCKEEDDPAEAVMYFHPAWVSPTQRLALAGQLMGVNQFLATSFSPPHSISLQGGKFVFKKFGQYILAVGTDRNIHDWVLERRANTLESILKFFHCDLVKISESFNNDRNKFTEKLYQMFETYLPILQYSANLFSNIPVIKLPKSASNIFLEAIQILQYCQETNGIMGGALFYNNKYRVVATQLSADLTKQIVIMDPYRVKAPAERIDTEFHLPVGVQLLRVYIQEKQYIKLVQEANNERYFNSYLDSMAQKFSSQKKIMRKNSMKEPHISGTKRDTSRIFTVPEEGELEPMHCNNSAISISSLPITAYSSPVKRKQEYKIEPYEYTNPQTPSVCSTPLKDVNRVLHGSAVLICNMNDSADISKEKEAKELKEIKENMDDIPDVVKEALRCKHLNKLRNPSIRRKSWRSKDLIKRSLSTSDLEASLDKISPDIPLRTYTLGLPKLNKNVHINYDIDMLPNKLSENNVFHTITDPCYPVFRSDGLPVSQALYEQYIASHYEELKDDNTNNYIDNRFLNLPDSLNKPAKANNESAAGNVKENETAASFNIELDNKSKQESNRKAMSLPLKPLNILDNDDKCKSEPECYNEYNLLQKRKLEGLQLTPLMSKLTLLADERTSGFCSKETTPSEFRDIFGFSAATNQLLKQKLEAVSKETNKENESKLNESECISATKDESNIVQIELFLCGHQNMVLVLLMENGTANNPDLIHSLWQTCIKTLGRLESQLQQCLDPLPSNENKELYSILSVDAEWDTIHRSGLWGVTELDIVSCLHDRFKQASNLTDIIVRTEDAVVYGNQCGQIEVFYQQAVAPNISGGLPTPADLMGIISLKAKRRLERDHGIVLL, encoded by the exons ATGAATggatttatatgtatatgtgtacatatgtacattttaaattcatggatttattatttttctctgataatgtctctctttaaatctttaatatttgttaaagaaaatgGTGACTTTAAACTTGT GGAAATGATGATAGTGTTTGTCTTTGACACGTCAAGATGttgtaaagaagaagatgatccTGCAGAAGCAGTTATGTACTTCCATCCTGCATGGGTGTCACCTACTCAAAGACTTGCTTTAGCAGGCCAACTGATGGGTGTTAATCAGTTCTTAGCAACATCATTTTCTCCACCACATTCAATTTCTCTGCAAGGTGGAAAATTTGTCTTCAAAAAGTTTGGTCAATATATACTT GCAGTAGGAACAGACAGAAATATACATGATTGGGTTTTAGAAAGAAGAGCAAATACCTTGGAatcaatattgaaattttttcattgcGATCTTGTAAAAATATCAGAATCTTTCAACAATGATAGAAACAAATTTACTGAGAAGCTATATCAAATGTTCGAAACTTACTTACCAATTCTTCAATACAGTgccaatttattttctaatattcctGTTATTAAACTTCCAAAG agtgccagtaatatatttttggaaGCAATACAAATTCTGCAATATTGTCAAGAAACAAATGGAATTATGGGTGGTGctctattttataataacaagtaTAG GGTAGTTGCAACACAATTGAGTGCAGATTTAACTaaacaaattgttataatgGATCCATATAGAGTAAAG GCACCAGCAGAAAGAATAGATACAGAATTTCATTTGCCCGTGGGAGTTCAACTACTACGAGTATACATACAAGAAAAACAATACATTAAATTAGTACAGGAAGCAAATAACGAACGTTATTTTAATTCGTATTTAGATTCCATGGCacagaaattttcttctcaaaAAAAG atCATGCGTAAGAACAGTATGAAAGAACCACATATATCTGGAACAAAACGCGACACATCACGAATTTTTACAGTACCTGAAGAAGGGGAGTTAGAACCAATGCACTGTAATAATAgtgcgattagtatttcttctcttcctattACTGCATATAGTTCACCAGTGAAGCGTAAACAAGAGTATAAAATAGAACCATATGAATATACGAATCCACAAACACCAAGCGTTTGTTCTACACCTCTTAAAGATGTAAATAGAGTTCTACATGGATCAGCAGTTTTAATATGCAATATGAATGATAGTGcagatatttcaaaagaaaaagaagcaaaagaattaaaagaaataaaagaaaatatggatGATATTCCAGACGTTGTCAAAGAAGCACTTCGttgtaaacatttaaataaactaAGGAATCCTTCTATTAGAAGAAAATCATGGAGAAGCAAAGACTTAATCAAAAGAAGTTTAAGCACATCTGATTTAGAAGCTTCTTTAGATAAGATTTCTCCTGATATTCCACTTAGAACATATACATTAGGATTACcgaagttaaataaaaatgtgcaTATTAATTATGACATTGACATGTTACCAAATAAATTGTCAGAGAATAACGTTTTTCATACAATAACTGATCCATGTTATCCAGTTTTTCGTTCTGATGGATTACCTGTTTCACAGGCACTATATGAACAATATATAGCTTCACATTATGAGGAACTTAAAGatgataatactaataattatattgacaATCGTTTTCTTAATTTACCTGATTCATTGAATAAACCGGCTAAAGCTAATAATGAAAGTGCTGCTGGAAAtgtaaaggaaaatgaaactGCTGCATCTTTTAATATAGAACTTGATAACAAAAGTAAACAAGAATCTAATAGAAAAGCCATGAGTTTACCTTTGAAACCATTAAATATTTTGGATAATGATGACAAATGTAAATCAGAACCTGAAtgttataacgaatataatttattgcaaaaaagaaaactagaaGGTTTACAATTAACACCTCTTATGTCTAAATTAACTTTACTTGCTGATGAACGAACCAGTGGTTTTTGCAGTAAAGAAACAACACCTAGTGAATTTCGTGATATATTTGGATTTTCTGCTGCAACGAATCAGTTATTAAAACAGAAATTAGAAGCAGTaagtaaagaaacaaataaagagaatgaaagtaaACTGAATGAAAGTGAATGCATCAGTGCTACTAAAGATGAAAGTAATATAGtacaaattgaattatttctatgtGGACATCAAAATATGGTCTTGGTTTTATTAATGGAAAATGGAACTGCTAACAATCCAGACTTAATACATTCTCTT TGGCAGACTTGTATCAAAACACTTGGCAGACTTGAATCTCAATTGCAACAATGTTTAGATCCTCTTccatcaaatgaaaataaagagttATATAGCATTTTGAGTGTTGATGCAGAGTGGGATACAATACATCGTTCCGGACTTTGGGGAGTTACAGAATTGGATATAGTATCATGTCTTCATGATAGATTCAAACAAGCCAGTAATCTTACTGACATTATTGTTCG gacTGAAGATGCTGTTGTTTATGGTAATCAATGTGGACAGATAGAAGTATTTTATCAGCAAGCAGTAGCTCCTAATATATCAGGAGGTCTTCCAACACCAGCAGATTTAATGGGGattatatctttaaaagcTAAACGTAGACTTGAAAGAGATCATGGAATTGTATTACTATAA
- the LOC124953171 gene encoding uncharacterized protein LOC124953171 isoform X2, translated as MNGFICICVHMYILNSWIYYFSLIMSLFKSLIFVKENGDFKLVEMMIVFVFDTSRCCKEEDDPAEAVMYFHPAWVSPTQRLALAGQLMGVNQFLATSFSPPHSISLQGGKFVFKKFGQYILAVGTDRNIHDWVLERRANTLESILKFFHCDLVKISESFNNDRNKFTEKLYQMFETYLPILQYSANLFSNIPVIKLPKSASNIFLEAIQILQYCQETNGIMGGALFYNNKVVATQLSADLTKQIVIMDPYRVKAPAERIDTEFHLPVGVQLLRVYIQEKQYIKLVQEANNERYFNSYLDSMAQKFSSQKKIMRKNSMKEPHISGTKRDTSRIFTVPEEGELEPMHCNNSAISISSLPITAYSSPVKRKQEYKIEPYEYTNPQTPSVCSTPLKDVNRVLHGSAVLICNMNDSADISKEKEAKELKEIKENMDDIPDVVKEALRCKHLNKLRNPSIRRKSWRSKDLIKRSLSTSDLEASLDKISPDIPLRTYTLGLPKLNKNVHINYDIDMLPNKLSENNVFHTITDPCYPVFRSDGLPVSQALYEQYIASHYEELKDDNTNNYIDNRFLNLPDSLNKPAKANNESAAGNVKENETAASFNIELDNKSKQESNRKAMSLPLKPLNILDNDDKCKSEPECYNEYNLLQKRKLEGLQLTPLMSKLTLLADERTSGFCSKETTPSEFRDIFGFSAATNQLLKQKLEAVSKETNKENESKLNESECISATKDESNIVQIELFLCGHQNMVLVLLMENGTANNPDLIHSLWQTCIKTLGRLESQLQQCLDPLPSNENKELYSILSVDAEWDTIHRSGLWGVTELDIVSCLHDRFKQASNLTDIIVRTEDAVVYGNQCGQIEVFYQQAVAPNISGGLPTPADLMGIISLKAKRRLERDHGIVLL; from the exons ATGAATggatttatatgtatatgtgtacatatgtacattttaaattcatggatttattatttttctctgataatgtctctctttaaatctttaatatttgttaaagaaaatgGTGACTTTAAACTTGT GGAAATGATGATAGTGTTTGTCTTTGACACGTCAAGATGttgtaaagaagaagatgatccTGCAGAAGCAGTTATGTACTTCCATCCTGCATGGGTGTCACCTACTCAAAGACTTGCTTTAGCAGGCCAACTGATGGGTGTTAATCAGTTCTTAGCAACATCATTTTCTCCACCACATTCAATTTCTCTGCAAGGTGGAAAATTTGTCTTCAAAAAGTTTGGTCAATATATACTT GCAGTAGGAACAGACAGAAATATACATGATTGGGTTTTAGAAAGAAGAGCAAATACCTTGGAatcaatattgaaattttttcattgcGATCTTGTAAAAATATCAGAATCTTTCAACAATGATAGAAACAAATTTACTGAGAAGCTATATCAAATGTTCGAAACTTACTTACCAATTCTTCAATACAGTgccaatttattttctaatattcctGTTATTAAACTTCCAAAG agtgccagtaatatatttttggaaGCAATACAAATTCTGCAATATTGTCAAGAAACAAATGGAATTATGGGTGGTGctctattttataataacaa GGTAGTTGCAACACAATTGAGTGCAGATTTAACTaaacaaattgttataatgGATCCATATAGAGTAAAG GCACCAGCAGAAAGAATAGATACAGAATTTCATTTGCCCGTGGGAGTTCAACTACTACGAGTATACATACAAGAAAAACAATACATTAAATTAGTACAGGAAGCAAATAACGAACGTTATTTTAATTCGTATTTAGATTCCATGGCacagaaattttcttctcaaaAAAAG atCATGCGTAAGAACAGTATGAAAGAACCACATATATCTGGAACAAAACGCGACACATCACGAATTTTTACAGTACCTGAAGAAGGGGAGTTAGAACCAATGCACTGTAATAATAgtgcgattagtatttcttctcttcctattACTGCATATAGTTCACCAGTGAAGCGTAAACAAGAGTATAAAATAGAACCATATGAATATACGAATCCACAAACACCAAGCGTTTGTTCTACACCTCTTAAAGATGTAAATAGAGTTCTACATGGATCAGCAGTTTTAATATGCAATATGAATGATAGTGcagatatttcaaaagaaaaagaagcaaaagaattaaaagaaataaaagaaaatatggatGATATTCCAGACGTTGTCAAAGAAGCACTTCGttgtaaacatttaaataaactaAGGAATCCTTCTATTAGAAGAAAATCATGGAGAAGCAAAGACTTAATCAAAAGAAGTTTAAGCACATCTGATTTAGAAGCTTCTTTAGATAAGATTTCTCCTGATATTCCACTTAGAACATATACATTAGGATTACcgaagttaaataaaaatgtgcaTATTAATTATGACATTGACATGTTACCAAATAAATTGTCAGAGAATAACGTTTTTCATACAATAACTGATCCATGTTATCCAGTTTTTCGTTCTGATGGATTACCTGTTTCACAGGCACTATATGAACAATATATAGCTTCACATTATGAGGAACTTAAAGatgataatactaataattatattgacaATCGTTTTCTTAATTTACCTGATTCATTGAATAAACCGGCTAAAGCTAATAATGAAAGTGCTGCTGGAAAtgtaaaggaaaatgaaactGCTGCATCTTTTAATATAGAACTTGATAACAAAAGTAAACAAGAATCTAATAGAAAAGCCATGAGTTTACCTTTGAAACCATTAAATATTTTGGATAATGATGACAAATGTAAATCAGAACCTGAAtgttataacgaatataatttattgcaaaaaagaaaactagaaGGTTTACAATTAACACCTCTTATGTCTAAATTAACTTTACTTGCTGATGAACGAACCAGTGGTTTTTGCAGTAAAGAAACAACACCTAGTGAATTTCGTGATATATTTGGATTTTCTGCTGCAACGAATCAGTTATTAAAACAGAAATTAGAAGCAGTaagtaaagaaacaaataaagagaatgaaagtaaACTGAATGAAAGTGAATGCATCAGTGCTACTAAAGATGAAAGTAATATAGtacaaattgaattatttctatgtGGACATCAAAATATGGTCTTGGTTTTATTAATGGAAAATGGAACTGCTAACAATCCAGACTTAATACATTCTCTT TGGCAGACTTGTATCAAAACACTTGGCAGACTTGAATCTCAATTGCAACAATGTTTAGATCCTCTTccatcaaatgaaaataaagagttATATAGCATTTTGAGTGTTGATGCAGAGTGGGATACAATACATCGTTCCGGACTTTGGGGAGTTACAGAATTGGATATAGTATCATGTCTTCATGATAGATTCAAACAAGCCAGTAATCTTACTGACATTATTGTTCG gacTGAAGATGCTGTTGTTTATGGTAATCAATGTGGACAGATAGAAGTATTTTATCAGCAAGCAGTAGCTCCTAATATATCAGGAGGTCTTCCAACACCAGCAGATTTAATGGGGattatatctttaaaagcTAAACGTAGACTTGAAAGAGATCATGGAATTGTATTACTATAA
- the LOC124953171 gene encoding uncharacterized protein LOC124953171 isoform X3, protein MAKEMMIVFVFDTSRCCKEEDDPAEAVMYFHPAWVSPTQRLALAGQLMGVNQFLATSFSPPHSISLQGGKFVFKKFGQYILAVGTDRNIHDWVLERRANTLESILKFFHCDLVKISESFNNDRNKFTEKLYQMFETYLPILQYSANLFSNIPVIKLPKSASNIFLEAIQILQYCQETNGIMGGALFYNNKYRVVATQLSADLTKQIVIMDPYRVKAPAERIDTEFHLPVGVQLLRVYIQEKQYIKLVQEANNERYFNSYLDSMAQKFSSQKKIMRKNSMKEPHISGTKRDTSRIFTVPEEGELEPMHCNNSAISISSLPITAYSSPVKRKQEYKIEPYEYTNPQTPSVCSTPLKDVNRVLHGSAVLICNMNDSADISKEKEAKELKEIKENMDDIPDVVKEALRCKHLNKLRNPSIRRKSWRSKDLIKRSLSTSDLEASLDKISPDIPLRTYTLGLPKLNKNVHINYDIDMLPNKLSENNVFHTITDPCYPVFRSDGLPVSQALYEQYIASHYEELKDDNTNNYIDNRFLNLPDSLNKPAKANNESAAGNVKENETAASFNIELDNKSKQESNRKAMSLPLKPLNILDNDDKCKSEPECYNEYNLLQKRKLEGLQLTPLMSKLTLLADERTSGFCSKETTPSEFRDIFGFSAATNQLLKQKLEAVSKETNKENESKLNESECISATKDESNIVQIELFLCGHQNMVLVLLMENGTANNPDLIHSLWQTCIKTLGRLESQLQQCLDPLPSNENKELYSILSVDAEWDTIHRSGLWGVTELDIVSCLHDRFKQASNLTDIIVRTEDAVVYGNQCGQIEVFYQQAVAPNISGGLPTPADLMGIISLKAKRRLERDHGIVLL, encoded by the exons ATGGCAAA GGAAATGATGATAGTGTTTGTCTTTGACACGTCAAGATGttgtaaagaagaagatgatccTGCAGAAGCAGTTATGTACTTCCATCCTGCATGGGTGTCACCTACTCAAAGACTTGCTTTAGCAGGCCAACTGATGGGTGTTAATCAGTTCTTAGCAACATCATTTTCTCCACCACATTCAATTTCTCTGCAAGGTGGAAAATTTGTCTTCAAAAAGTTTGGTCAATATATACTT GCAGTAGGAACAGACAGAAATATACATGATTGGGTTTTAGAAAGAAGAGCAAATACCTTGGAatcaatattgaaattttttcattgcGATCTTGTAAAAATATCAGAATCTTTCAACAATGATAGAAACAAATTTACTGAGAAGCTATATCAAATGTTCGAAACTTACTTACCAATTCTTCAATACAGTgccaatttattttctaatattcctGTTATTAAACTTCCAAAG agtgccagtaatatatttttggaaGCAATACAAATTCTGCAATATTGTCAAGAAACAAATGGAATTATGGGTGGTGctctattttataataacaagtaTAG GGTAGTTGCAACACAATTGAGTGCAGATTTAACTaaacaaattgttataatgGATCCATATAGAGTAAAG GCACCAGCAGAAAGAATAGATACAGAATTTCATTTGCCCGTGGGAGTTCAACTACTACGAGTATACATACAAGAAAAACAATACATTAAATTAGTACAGGAAGCAAATAACGAACGTTATTTTAATTCGTATTTAGATTCCATGGCacagaaattttcttctcaaaAAAAG atCATGCGTAAGAACAGTATGAAAGAACCACATATATCTGGAACAAAACGCGACACATCACGAATTTTTACAGTACCTGAAGAAGGGGAGTTAGAACCAATGCACTGTAATAATAgtgcgattagtatttcttctcttcctattACTGCATATAGTTCACCAGTGAAGCGTAAACAAGAGTATAAAATAGAACCATATGAATATACGAATCCACAAACACCAAGCGTTTGTTCTACACCTCTTAAAGATGTAAATAGAGTTCTACATGGATCAGCAGTTTTAATATGCAATATGAATGATAGTGcagatatttcaaaagaaaaagaagcaaaagaattaaaagaaataaaagaaaatatggatGATATTCCAGACGTTGTCAAAGAAGCACTTCGttgtaaacatttaaataaactaAGGAATCCTTCTATTAGAAGAAAATCATGGAGAAGCAAAGACTTAATCAAAAGAAGTTTAAGCACATCTGATTTAGAAGCTTCTTTAGATAAGATTTCTCCTGATATTCCACTTAGAACATATACATTAGGATTACcgaagttaaataaaaatgtgcaTATTAATTATGACATTGACATGTTACCAAATAAATTGTCAGAGAATAACGTTTTTCATACAATAACTGATCCATGTTATCCAGTTTTTCGTTCTGATGGATTACCTGTTTCACAGGCACTATATGAACAATATATAGCTTCACATTATGAGGAACTTAAAGatgataatactaataattatattgacaATCGTTTTCTTAATTTACCTGATTCATTGAATAAACCGGCTAAAGCTAATAATGAAAGTGCTGCTGGAAAtgtaaaggaaaatgaaactGCTGCATCTTTTAATATAGAACTTGATAACAAAAGTAAACAAGAATCTAATAGAAAAGCCATGAGTTTACCTTTGAAACCATTAAATATTTTGGATAATGATGACAAATGTAAATCAGAACCTGAAtgttataacgaatataatttattgcaaaaaagaaaactagaaGGTTTACAATTAACACCTCTTATGTCTAAATTAACTTTACTTGCTGATGAACGAACCAGTGGTTTTTGCAGTAAAGAAACAACACCTAGTGAATTTCGTGATATATTTGGATTTTCTGCTGCAACGAATCAGTTATTAAAACAGAAATTAGAAGCAGTaagtaaagaaacaaataaagagaatgaaagtaaACTGAATGAAAGTGAATGCATCAGTGCTACTAAAGATGAAAGTAATATAGtacaaattgaattatttctatgtGGACATCAAAATATGGTCTTGGTTTTATTAATGGAAAATGGAACTGCTAACAATCCAGACTTAATACATTCTCTT TGGCAGACTTGTATCAAAACACTTGGCAGACTTGAATCTCAATTGCAACAATGTTTAGATCCTCTTccatcaaatgaaaataaagagttATATAGCATTTTGAGTGTTGATGCAGAGTGGGATACAATACATCGTTCCGGACTTTGGGGAGTTACAGAATTGGATATAGTATCATGTCTTCATGATAGATTCAAACAAGCCAGTAATCTTACTGACATTATTGTTCG gacTGAAGATGCTGTTGTTTATGGTAATCAATGTGGACAGATAGAAGTATTTTATCAGCAAGCAGTAGCTCCTAATATATCAGGAGGTCTTCCAACACCAGCAGATTTAATGGGGattatatctttaaaagcTAAACGTAGACTTGAAAGAGATCATGGAATTGTATTACTATAA
- the LOC124953173 gene encoding WD repeat and FYVE domain-containing protein 2 → MAAEIKPAPGGNHDKFSSSRKPILLSKLEGCNDDVNAAIIIPREDGVISVCDDRTVRVWLKRDSGHYWPSVCQYMAVGATSMHYCVETRQLFVGLENGNINEFVLEQDYNRMTGMREYLAHQARVSGVIYAPNCEWVLSIGRDKLFQLHCSTTGRKLGSYQTDAWYTALQFDAQSKHAFVGDYSGQIAMLKLDTNGVTFITMLKAHTGSIHTLAWDSEKQLLFSGSFDQSIIVWDIGGRQGTAYELQGHHNKVTALCYASTERVLLSGGEDAVIVCWDMATNRRETAPWVESDTCQACGRPFFWNIKAMMDQRQIGLRQHHCRHCGRALCARCTSQRTPIPSMGFEFEVRVCDPCHIQLKAANQTSLASFHDAKHSIIGMDLDAPRRRLLTIGQDRLIKIWDISALLQ, encoded by the exons ATGGCAGCAGAAATAAAACCCGCACCCGGAGGGAATCATGATAAGTTTAGTTCTAGTCGTAAGCCCATACTTTTGTCGAAATTAGAAGGCTGTAATGACGACGTTAACGCGGCTATTATCATCCCGCGGGAAGACGGTGTAATTAGCGTTTGCGATGACAG AACTGTCAGAGTATGGCTAAAACGAGATTCTGGTCATTATTGGCCAAGCGTTTGCCAATACATGGCTGTTGGTGCAACTTCTATGCATTACTGCGTAGAAACACGACAATTATTTGTTGGACttgaaaatggaaatataaat gAATTTGTTTTGGAACAAGATTATAATCGTATGACTGGTATGCGAGAATATTTAGCACATCAAGCAAGAGTTTCTGGAGTTATATATGCACCGAATTGCGAATGGGTATTGAGCATAGGCcgtgataaattatttcaattacatTGTTCCACTACTGGAAGAAAATTAGGATCATATCAAACGGATGCATGGTATACTGCTCTACA ATTTGATGCACAATCTAAACACGCTTTTGTGGGAGATTATTCTGGACAAATAGCAATGTTAAAATTGGATACTAATGGTGTTACTTTCATTACCATGTTGAAAGCCCATACAGGGAGTATTCATACTTTAGCATGGGATTCTGAGAAGCAACTTCTATTTTCTGGCAGTTTTGATCAAAGTATTATAGTGTGGGATATTGGAGGACGTCAAGGCACAGCATATGAACTTCAAGGCCATCA TAACAAAGTAACAGCACTTTGCTATGCAAGTACAGAACGTGTATTACTATCTGGGGGAGAAGATGCAGTGATTGTTTGTTGGGATATGGCTACAAATAGGAGAGAAACAGCACCTTGGGTTGAATCTGATACATGTCAA GCCTGTGGTAGGCCATTTTTCTGGAATATAAAAGCTATGATGGATCAGCGTCAGATAGGCTTAAGGCAACATCATTGTCGTCATTGTGGCCGTGCTTTGTGTGCTCGTTGCACTTCTCAAAGAACACCGATCCCATCTATGGGATTTGAGTTCGAAGTTCGAGTATGTGATCCATGCCATATTCAACTTAAAGCTGCCAA cCAAACATCTCTTGCATCATTTCATGATGCAAAACATAGTATTATTGGAATGGATTTAGATGCTCCACGTCGAAGATTACTGACTATTGGACAAGATCGCTTAATTAAAATATGGGATATTTCTGCACTGCTTCAGTGA